The Rhinolophus sinicus isolate RSC01 linkage group LG13, ASM3656204v1, whole genome shotgun sequence sequence tcctccttttaaatgcttttctttccctgaaaacaagagaACTTTGGTCAAAGTCAAGTTTCAAATTAACTTGTCTTAAACACCAAATTATGAAAAGCAGTGGAGGCTTGCCACTTCATTAAGTCATTAACTCCTGTTCTTTCAAATAGACAAAATAACGAACTATAATTACAGACaccattttcttctctgagaTTTATATTGGGAAAACCCGACTTCCTACAAACatctaaattaaaaagttattaaataagGTCATGGACGGAGCATCAACCTTTTGGGGAACTATCATCCTAAGATTAGGTTCTAAGATTTTATAACAAAAGCCCAGGAATTTCTCAAAAACACGTCTTTTTACTCATTAAGTACTCCCAGTTACGCAGACTTTGACACCTAGATCTTTGACTCAGTTTTTTCACAGCCTTATTTTATTGGTATGCCTTCTGGATTAAATGAACCCACACACCAGCTGTATATTACGCTTTCTAGCCCTAACTATGGAACTATGAGCAGTATACCACCATGCCCTAGCACAACCCGGTATCCTTCACACCTTACACAGTGAGAGCTCCTAGAAGATACAGATTAATGAGTacttattttgaatgaaattcAAGTATCTCAACAAAGGTATAAGGTTGCAATTTCAATTAGGCTTATGGATGTATAGACTAATTGGTAACCCAGTAACTCCCACAAATTTGCAGTGTTACAATTTGGTCTCCACAGTATTCATTATACTTCATGTTCTTGGTAAAGTACAAAAAACTTAGGGCTTAcccatttaattgtttttcaaacCATCCCCATGTAAAACTCATAAGGATGATCTAAGCAATTGTCACATAACCCTAACTGCAAAGGGGACTGACTGTTGCGTGAAATTTTACTTTAACCAGCAACTGATTATACCAAGTGATGTTAAAAGTACCTGTTAAATATCACCTTCTAATAGAAAATGCAGTATTTGCTTCTGTACTTTGAACAAAACTATGCTAACTTGCTAATCAAAGAAAGCCTACTTCCATTTTTATATGACAAACATTAACGACCGTGGACTTGAACTCTTAACAAAACACTAATTATATTGACCACTTCCGGAAGGTGGGATTACCAAGTATTAGTTGTTATTTCTTGAAGAGTTCAAATACAAGTTTGAAaagtttcattatttaaaatctattaatttaGGCAAAATTGTACATAACAAATTGACtacaaaatatcttttatttttaacttaacttGTCAAAGGGGAACATACAATGACTTTGGCAAATTTGATTCACAGCACAAAATAGTTATCCAAATTGAATAATTTATTGCTGGTCTGAGGCTTGCCTTGTTTTATACTTAAGTAGAATTTACATTGTTTTGACAAACAGCAGATATCAACATTTAAAGGAATAGTGACCTATTCAATAAGGCAATCATTTTGGTAGCAAACTTTTATTGAAATCTTACATAACTCAAGCTTtataaaaagcaaacataattgaaaaatgggtTCTCCCTCTAATGCCTTATGTATCCAAAGCTTGAAAGttaatttaaaagcaaacaaaacaaaatccctgcAGCAGATCCTgctgaaatacttaaaaaaaatctaagtgaGCTTAATCTTTACAAAAGTTATTTTAGCTCAAAAGCTATAAAATCAAAGTTATCTTAATTCTACAAAGAAGGGAGAAGGTCTTCATGCCACCATTTCTTTAGAACCTCatctttttcatcaaatttggccAAATTTCTGTGCCCTTGTTTTCAGGAGATTCCTCTTGCGGAAGAGGCCAAGTACAAATATGGAAGAGTAACTGCCTAAGCAAGTAGGAAAGTGTTCCGTAATAGTGTGCAAAGAACGTAGAGTTCTGGGTTAATCTCTGGAACTCGATCTGGACCGTGACCTTGACTTTGAATGGGATCTAGAACGGGATCTTGAAGCTCTTTTTGGTGGAGGGGACACAGAATGAGCCTTTGAGGGTGGAGCAGGTAGGGGAGAATTGGAACGAGACTGGCTCCTTGATCTAGACTTTGACTTTATAtcaccttttccattttctttggggGAACGAGATCGAGAACGAGACCTGCTTTGAGATTTCTCATACTCATCCTTAGACCTGCTTCGAGAGCGCGAACGGGAGCCCCGGTCAGACTTGGGCTTAGATTTGCTCTTGGATCTAGATTTCCTGCCTTTTGACCGAGAACGTGATCGATCTTTGCTCCGAGACCTAGATCTGAACAAGaaaagccagatttttttttcaatacctTGCCAGAACATACAAGTACTACACAAACAAGTACAGTGACATTCAGAAAAAGACCCAACGTTATTTACCGGGAACGACTTTTTGAGATACTTCGAGATCTACTGCGGCTGCTCCTGCGACTCCTACTTCGTGACCTTCTTCTAGACCGTGACCTGTAAGAATCATGATAAAATCTTACATCTCAACACGAATGCTTGTGTCACGACAAACAATAGACAAACCAACAAAATATGCAATTGCTTACTACAAATTAAATCCACTGTCAAAACATCTGGAAAAGAACCCAATGATGCATAAGAAGAAACTATGAACTGACCTAATTTTAAGTATCAACCGAAATACTACTGTTtgaattttcctttgttcttggcaaatattttctccctctccctatcTTCTTTTACCTTGATCTGCTTCCAGAGTAAGACCGTCTATGGCTCGTTCGTGCTTTATCTTCAATGAGCCTAATGTTTCTGCCATTTATTTCCGTACCATCCAGTTTATCCAAAGCACGCTTCATGTCAGAGTAGGAGCGAAACTCAATTACGCCTTCATTTGTGCGTTCTTTGTGAGCATCCGCATAGGTGACTTCACCTGCTTGTCTCATGAAATCCTACAAGAGCAACAAGACAGGTCACACCCAAGTCTAAAGAAAAAGATCTACATACTGTACttgacacagaaataaaacaagagcttatcttttaaacattagtatcatttttactttgaattACAGCACATACCTTTAAATCTTGCCAACTGCAACGACTAGAAAGATTTTCTACAATAAGCCTGAATTCTGTACGAACAGGTGGTCCATATTTGTCTCTGCCAGATGTTCTCCGACTGCTGTACCCACCTCCACTACCTTTATCACATGAAGGGAACAATCAGATGCATTGCAATGATAGGGatgcataatgtttttgaaagttAGTACAAACATATCAACTTTTATTTACTGGAGTAGGACTTTGCTATTATATTGCTAAACCTCTGATACAACTGTGATTTGCCACAAATTAAATTAAGGGCAAGCCAAATAGACTAAATCCAACTAAACTTCTCCTACAATCTGTTAGAAAGTGACTGCTCCTTTATTCAATTTACCTCGCtaagttttattttacagaacattgtaaaatataaaacttaactGATTACATGCATTtctacattttacaaaaatgtttactaGTTACACTAAGTACTTACATCACAGTGTGAGGTTTTTGGTGGTGGTTTGGCCACAAAACACGCAAGGTAACAGTCACCTAGTTCAGATTAACCAGTTTTGTCTAACCCTTGGAATCCTCACCATCACCCTGCGTCTAATGGCAAAAGGCTGCTGTCGTCATGGCTTCCGGTAAGGTCAGCCAAAGGGTCATAGGGCAAGGGTCACACAATGTATGGAAAAGCCAAGGCCAATCAGGAAAGGCAGTCATCTTAGCCTCAGTGGACACAGCCTCAGCCCCATTGGTCACTTTCAAATTGAAACATCAAGGACTTGTTAAAAAGTTTGAATTCAACATGCAACAATTTCAACATCAAACATTTAACATAACCAAAaatccccccacctcctcccaatAACATGCCCCCCACTAGTTCAAATACAGCATAAAGCTTATTGAGATGCACTCGTGGTATATACCACATTacttgaaaatagtattttctttgGCCCCCGCCAATTTTAATAACTCTAAGACCTGAACTTAAAactcctcccctttccccatccccaccccacctccaccccagcctATCCCCAAATTTCTACGCTAAGACATTCACATTTCTAGCTAATGCACTGACAGGTAAGCAAGGGGGATACAACAAATACAGCCATCCCTCACTTCCTCCATGGGCAGAGCCCACGACAGTGCTGACAGGGGCAAAGCAcaagccaccccacccccccaacttagcaaacccccaccccccaaaccccgCGCTCCGGCGTCCCCTGGTTGCACCGGGCAGGCGTGAAGGGAGCGGGGCTCCGGGACACCCCAATTAAACGACATCGCCCACCGCGCCTGCCCGGGCTGGGaggccccaccccgccccctctAGGCCTGcgccttcccaccccaccccatcccaaggACGCGGAGCGCGCGGGGGTGGGACTCACTGCGGCTTCCGTAACTGTAGCCGTCACGATCGCGGCGCGGGCCCCGGGCGTGCTCCACAATCACGCGCTCGCCGCAGAGGTCCTTGCCGTTCAGCTCGTAAACGGCGTCGTCGGCGTCGCGGGAGTCCTCGAACTCCACGAAGCCGTACCTGGAAGGCGGTGCGAAGGCCGGGGACAGGCGGGGCGTCGTTAGGCCGGGGACGCGCACGCACCCGCGGCCACCGCCCCCCGCGCGCACCCGTGGCCCCGCGCCGCCGCCATCTTGGAGGCCCTGCCACGCGGCGCCGCGGCCTTGGCAGCCTCTTCCGTTTTTAAGTGCCCCGCTGTCCGCAGGCCCGCAGCAGCGAGGGCGGATGCGGCCGCGCAAGTCCGACTCACCCATTTTTGAGGTCTATTTCGAGGAGGCGGCCATAGCCACTGAAAAAGCGCTGGATGTCCTTCTCCCGGACGTGGTAGCTAAGGCGTCCTATGTAGACGCGCGGCATGTCCGTGGCGGGCGGGGGGCCCGAGGGCTGGCTCTCCCAACAGCGGACCGCAAGGCAGAAGACCGGGTGCGGGGTCGGCAAAAACACGAACACGCGCTTCGCACGGCAGCGGCAGCCAAGTCCAGCCACACAATGGTGCGCGCGCGCGCCAGGGTTACGCTATaagggcgggcgggcgggggcggggccctGCGTATGACGTCACTGCGCAGCACGTACCCTCCCGCGCTGGAGCCTTGGGCTCAAGGGTGACTTGACTGTCCGCCGCCCGCCGGGTTTCGAGGATGTGCGGTTCTACTCGCTCACAGGATTTTCTCGACCCATCTTTGTAAGCGTAGTATTCCGTCGTGCAGACGAGGACTTGTCTTCTAATTTGCACCTCCTAAAAATCTGTTCCTCTGCGTTATTTCTCCCAAGACTGGCGTTAGGGAGGCCGGCTAGAGAATCCCCGTCTTTCATTGGTTCTCGAGGTTGTCATAATAGACCTCCGTAGTCTCTGATTGGTCCCCTAAAATGAGGCTGCGTATTTGCTCCACGGATCAGTTCCCGCTCTCCTGGGTGGAGAATGCGCTCTCTGACACAGTTGATTTAGCCCATTTCACAGAATCCGAGGTTGGTCACCGAGGTCGTGGTGACCTGGCCGGGATCGCGTCACAAGCTCACAGCCCTGTTGGCTTCTGTCGTCTCGTTCACACCCATCCTCAGCCTTCACCACTTCCCTGCACGTCTTCCTCTCCCTTTGTGGGTCTTTTCTTGGAGCAGTGGCAGCTGGAGTCACCTGTAGATTGCTTTGTACGTGGCAATCCCACAGTTGCCGTAGGTGTTCACAAAGGGAGCAAGGCCAAGGCCTCTGGCCCAGGAAAGTTGAGCAAGACCTGGCAGCCCTCCTGCAGAGGTGTGTGcactctttttctcccccatatGGAGAGTCTGTTGCCAGCACGCCATCCCTTCCTCCACTGGTTTGGAAGGCACCTTATTTATGTGGTAGAAATATATGTTTTTGAGCTTATCACTAGAGATGCTATTTAAAGCTGGAGAACTAGATGAAAATCTCAACAGAGTCAGTATAAGTGGAGAGCAGGAGACCCTGGAATACTCTGAAAGTGCAGGAGAGGAGACCAAAGAGGTGGGGaaaaaacctaagaaaaaagGGTACCACTGAGATAATACCGGCTGTTTAGGTATTTCCGTATATTCCAGCTCTTCTTGAGCAGTGCAATCTTGGTATTCTTCAGCTTCTGGTTGAAGGGGGAGTGAATTCCCCTGGGGACATTTAGAAAAGTCTGGAGGCAATTTGGTTGTCATGACTGAGCTAGGGTGAGTGTTAATACTGACATCTAGTAGTAGAGGCTATACTctcttgtttaaaattaaaatacataggtatatctttaaaaaattcatggaATATAGTAATTAGGGAAAGGGGAATTCAATGtgataacatttttttcactgaTCAAATtgttaatactttaaaatttgttaaaattcattattGACTAGAGGAGAACCAGAAAATGGCACTCATAGTGTTGGTGGGACTGAACATTCTTTGGGGGTAAAGGGGTAGCActtattaaaaaatgcatatgcgTATACACAGTGAGGTGTTGCCGCCTCCCTTTTTGCAGTTCATTTACCCAAAGGGAAAGATGCAACTGATATTGTCCTGTCCTCCGCTTCCTCTCACCTCTCTTTCCCCAGAGCATAGTGGCTCCTCTTAAAAAACCCCAATAGCACTGgctacagaagaggaaacagtcTCAAATACCATCACTGAACGGAGTGTGGGGCCATCAGCATTTTGTGGAGTCTCGCTGATGATCTAACTCACCTTTGTTGATATTTTGGAAGAACAACGCAAAGGAGAAATGTACAGCCTGAGAGCACATTTCCTTGGACACCTACAGTTATGGCAGATAAAGATCACTCCACTGCTCATTCTAAAATTGGGGCGGTAACTGCAGGAGTCGATTTATCAACAAGAAAGGGAGGGTCGCCTCATCCTGATCCAGAAGAGAGTTAATAACTTTGAATCCATAATTACCCAGATTGTAAAAGACAGTGTAGAGCGTACAACTGTGGTTTTCAATTCAATGGATATTCTTACATAAGTTAGCTGGAAACCAAAAGAATTTCCCCAAGCACCATGTGATTCAAAGTGGGTGTAAACTGGATTCTGATAGGTTTTTCTCTCTTACATCTGAAAAATGTACATTCCAGAACTTGTCTCATCTTGAATGGATTTTGGAAGAACATGGTTTCTGCTGAAAGTCACCTTATCACTCTTCTAACCACTCATGTTATTTTTcccagcttcattgagatattaTTAACACACAACATCTGTAAGTTGTACAGTGTGATGATACGATACAATGTGttacaaaataattacagtaagGTTTAGTTActacctccatcacctcacataataaccatttgtgtgtgtgtgtgtgtgtgtgtgtgtgtgcgctaaTACAATTTAAGACTCTCCTAACAACTTTCAGGTAcctaatacagtattgttaattacaTTCACCATGCTGTGAACTTACTCATTTCATAACTGAACTTACTCATAAGTGGAAGTCTGTATCCGTTGACCAACATTTCCCAATTTCCCTCACCCCTGAATTTCTGATAACTAcccattctactctctatttctatgagtttggtattttagattccacgtataagtaaGAAcacacagcatttgtcttttctatctgacttatttcacttagcataatgccctcaagatccatccacgctGCGTTAAaggacaggatttccttttttatggctgagtaatattcccttgtatgtaCACACcccgtttaaaaaaaaatccattcatccattgatggacacttaggttgtttccatgtcttaactATTGTGAATGAtcctacaatgaacattggagtgtGGCTATTTTTTTCGAGGCAgcgatttcatttccttcagatatatacccagaagtgggattgctggatcgtaggtagttctatttttaatttcttgaggaatctccatactgttttccatagtggctgcaccaatttacattcccaccaacagttcccttttctccacagcctcaccaacacttctcatatcttgtctttttgataatagccattctaacaggtgtgaggtgatattgtaACCACTGATTATAAAATAGCATTCTCCCTGCACGCTATGAtcttaccctgttttatttttctttatggaatGTTCATCACCTGACATACTTGTTtactgtcccccccccccccccagaaccTAAGCTTCATTAAAGCAGGGATGTTGTCTGGCTTTTCTTCACCTTTACATCCTCAGCACTTAGGaaagtgccaggcacacagtaaaaGCTCAGTGAAAGCTGCACCTTTCTGGTAATTGTTCAGAGCCTATTAAGGGAGGATCTCCATTCGACAGGTATCTGTGCTGAAGGGCTGTGTGCTGGTAGGATGGAATCTTCCACCTCCTGGTTCATGCCCACCCACACCTGCTGCCCCCCCACACCCTCAGACGGCTCAGAGAGGTGCAGCAATGCTCCCTGCAGATCCCACATTTCTCCACCAAAGCTTATCTCTCATctgtgggagtgtaaattggtagtCACTTTGGAAAAGGGAAGAACTGTCTGCTAAATTTGTCTATTAAAGATGGAAACTGCTAGTGTCAACcccatgacctagcaattccacacCTAACAGAAATGCGTACATACACTGTCCATAAGGAATGTACTAGAAATTCCTAGCAGCATTATGTGTAGTagcccccaaactggaaaccactCAGATGCATATCCACAGGAGAATGGGCAAATTGACTGGTTTATTCACACCACACACTACTACACAGCAATGAGAAAACCATAAAGATCTGCAGCAAAATCAGTGGCTCTCACAAATGTAATTGTCTAAGCAAGACACAAAGGAGTCCCTATCGTATGATTGCATGtatgcaaaactgaaaaacaaaactaatctatggtgtgagaagtggggggggggaggggggagtgacTAGAAAGGGGGCTTATGGGGTTCTGgtcatattttgtttcttcagctGTGCTGGTTGCACAGGTGTGTCCTGtctgtgaaaattcattgagctgcacatttataatttatgcaCTTCTCTCTATGTATGTTGTACTTTGatggaaaaaagttttaaaaaggataattttcaaaatattacctGATCATGAGCCCTCTGGGTTGTGCTGGGGACTAAAGCTCTACTGAGGACTTCATTCATAGTCTTTGCCCGTGAATGTTAATTTGTCGGAATCAATTgtttatggtttttgtttgtttgtttgtttcccaattAGGTTTCGTCCGCTGAGAATTGCTTCTTGGTGCGGAAGATGTCGCTTTGTCGCCACCTGGTGGCTATCACTGTGATTACAGTGATAGATACATGCTGTCGGCTTCCTTATTCATGCGTCAGTGAAACTCAGAGGTAGAAGATCTTTGAATGTCCCGGAATCCAAATCTTCGAATTGCCAAACCTTCTTCACCCAGAGGTTTTCTGGCCCTTACCTGAACACCTCTCCTGATGGAGAGTTCTCTGCCTTACCAGGCAGCCACGTCTATTCTTGGACATGTCTCACTGTGAGTAAATTCTTTATAGAAAGTACAAAATTACTACCTTGAATTGTCTACCAACTGTTCCTGGTAGTGCCCCTTAAGCTGTTCAATTAACTATATCCGTTTCCCACAAATGGGTCTTTCAGATGTTTGAGGGTAGTACTCAGACCCTCTGTTCGTGTCCTCTTCTCTGGCTAACCGCCAGCAGTCCCCCAAACATCCCTCCTGGGACCTGCTTTCAAGTCCACCAACTTTCCATTGTGGGCCAAGTCATCTAATGCTTCTGAGCCTCATCCATCGTCTCTGAAGTGGATGTAATAATAGGATGAGCCTCAAAGAGTTGAGTCGAGAAGTAACTAAGATGGTTCATCTTCGGTGCCTGGCGTGGTGTtggcacactttttctgtaaacgGCCAGGCATGGAATGCTTTGGCTTGGTGGGCCGATGGTCTGCGTTGCACCGACTCAGATGTGTTCTCATAGTGCTCAAGCCCCCAGAGCCtatatgcaaatattataaaaacaggTGCTGACCCCTGGGGTAGAGAATAGGCGGAATGGGGaggatttcatttcttcctcttagatggaagaaatgtttcttacttatctttgtgtcttcttttgggctcagcacagggcctggcacatagtaggtgctcaggaaatgtttacaaaaggaagagaaacaatatgTGACATAGGGAAGAGAATAGCCTTTAGAGTCAAACAGACTCTGGGTCCA is a genomic window containing:
- the SRSF6 gene encoding serine/arginine-rich splicing factor 6, whose product is MPRVYIGRLSYHVREKDIQRFFSGYGRLLEIDLKNGYGFVEFEDSRDADDAVYELNGKDLCGERVIVEHARGPRRDRDGYSYGSRSSGGGYSSRRTSGRDKYGPPVRTEFRLIVENLSSRCSWQDLKDFMRQAGEVTYADAHKERTNEGVIEFRSYSDMKRALDKLDGTEINGRNIRLIEDKARTSHRRSYSGSRSRSRSRRRSRSRSRRSSRSRSRSISKSRSRSRSRSKDRSRSRSKGRKSRSKSKSKPKSDRGSRSRSRSRSKDEYEKSQSRSRSRSRSPKENGKGDIKSKSRSRSQSRSNSPLPAPPSKAHSVSPPPKRASRSRSRSHSKSRSRSRSSSRD